TGCAAAGAATAAAGACCGATAAGACCGGTTTGAAAAAAGTAAGTTCATGAACCCATAAAATGAAAATAAAAATAGCGGATGCAGCGGGACGCACGATAAATAGCGTACCGCCTTAAGTTAATAGTTTAAAAACAGATCAAGTTTTGATCGAAATTATGCCGCCGTGTCAAGGAACAGTCGTTACCATTATTGGACAGCAAGTTTGTATGAGCAAAACCTGCCCTCCGCGATTTCCAATGTGGCACCATTAAATATTTACGTGTGGCGCGTTACAGATCCTATCAAACCGAATTCAGTGGTCTGTCATTAGCTCTCTGCGGCATCCGCAGAATCTGCATTCAGTAATCCGTAGTTCTGTACGCCAATTTCATCCAAAAGACCGATCTGGGTTTCTAAAAAGTCGATATGACCCTGTTCATCTCGAATTAACTCTTCAAAAAGATGCATCGACGCATAGTCACCCACTCCAGAGCAATATTTTCTTGATTCATTATAGAGACTTACCGCTTCCATTTCGGCATCAAGATCACACGTCAGTGTTTCGCGTATATTTTGCCCAATACGCAAAGGATCAAGGGTCTGCAAATTTGGGTGCCCTTCCAAAAATATGATCCGGTCAATCAGCTTGTCGGCATGCTCCATTTCTTCAATGCTTTCTTCGCGCATTTTTTTGGCCAGCTTTCCATAACCCCAATCTTTTTGCAGCCGGTAGTGAAGCCAAAATTGGCTTACGGCGGTAAGCTCTACCTTCAACGCCTTGTTCAAATACTCTAAAACTTTTTTATCGCCCTGCATGTGAATTCTCCTTATTCAAATTTATGCACTGCAAGACTATTACTGTTTGGCAAGATCATAAAAAAAGTAGTTAGATGCTGTAGTGGCAATAGCAGCCATACTATTTCTATTTGCTTGGAAAAATGATCCTGCTCATCTCGCAGTAATTGCTGTTCTTCCCAAGATATACTCAGCGTTGCACGACAAAAGGAGCAAAGCAATGAAAACTTTGCTTGGAAATACCTTAAATATTAAGCCTGTGCTCCTAGTGGCTCCCTTAAAGTGCAGAGTTCAGCTGGGACTTTCAGGCTTTTATTCGATCGCATCGTCGCAACAAATAGCTTCATGCACCCACCACAATTGGGCGCTTTGCCCAATGCGTGATAGATTTTGCCGGGTGTGATGATTGCTGCCGGATCGGAAGAGCGCATCCATTCAACAGCAGAATGGATATCGTCATCAGAAATTATTTCACAGCTGCAAATGATCATTTAAGGACTCGTATCGGAATCAAGGATTATAATTGACTAAAAC
The nucleotide sequence above comes from Rhodobacteraceae bacterium Araon29. Encoded proteins:
- the bfr gene encoding bacterioferritin, with product MQGDKKVLEYLNKALKVELTAVSQFWLHYRLQKDWGYGKLAKKMREESIEEMEHADKLIDRIIFLEGHPNLQTLDPLRIGQNIRETLTCDLDAEMEAVSLYNESRKYCSGVGDYASMHLFEELIRDEQGHIDFLETQIGLLDEIGVQNYGLLNADSADAAES
- a CDS encoding (2Fe-2S)-binding protein, which encodes MIICSCEIISDDDIHSAVEWMRSSDPAAIITPGKIYHALGKAPNCGGCMKLFVATMRSNKSLKVPAELCTLREPLGAQA